A single region of the bacterium genome encodes:
- a CDS encoding ATP-binding cassette domain-containing protein produces MGGEQQAQKAVGTNDFVIELQHIKKSFGTSDVLKDISFSVTKGESLAVLGKSGTGKSVLIKCIVGLIEPDDGTIILFGKNTATVKKRELTELRNKIGFLFQSAALYDSMSVRENLEFPLRNMQQKPTRAETDDLVKDALQSVGLSNAIDKMPSELSGGMRKRLGLARTLIQKPEIMLYDEPTTGLDPITAREINALILDVQKNFQTTSIIITHDMECTKTTSNRIIVLGEGHCLAEGTFEELEKSDDSNVKSFFEWAASLQQQNNSLR; encoded by the coding sequence AGGTACGAACGACTTTGTAATCGAGCTTCAGCATATCAAAAAATCGTTCGGAACCAGCGATGTGCTAAAAGATATCTCCTTTTCGGTAACAAAGGGAGAAAGCTTGGCAGTGTTGGGAAAGTCGGGTACTGGAAAATCGGTGCTTATAAAGTGCATTGTGGGACTGATTGAACCGGACGATGGAACGATTATTCTCTTCGGAAAGAACACCGCGACAGTCAAGAAAAGAGAACTTACGGAATTGCGGAACAAAATCGGTTTCCTTTTTCAGAGTGCTGCCCTGTACGACTCGATGAGTGTGAGGGAAAATCTTGAATTCCCGTTGCGGAACATGCAACAAAAACCGACGCGCGCGGAAACCGACGATCTCGTTAAGGATGCATTACAGAGTGTCGGATTGTCTAATGCCATCGACAAAATGCCTTCGGAACTATCGGGTGGTATGCGCAAACGGTTGGGACTTGCCCGAACTCTAATTCAGAAACCTGAGATTATGTTGTATGACGAACCTACAACAGGACTCGATCCGATTACCGCACGCGAAATCAATGCTCTAATTCTCGATGTACAAAAAAACTTTCAAACAACATCAATCATCATCACTCACGATATGGAGTGTACAAAAACCACTTCAAACCGGATCATCGTGTTGGGTGAAGGGCACTGTTTGGCAGAAGGCACATTTGAGGAACTGGAAAAATCGGACGATAGCAATGTGAAATCATTCTTCGAATGGGCAGCCAGTTTGCAACAACAAAATAATTCTTTGCGATAA
- a CDS encoding MlaD family protein, with amino-acid sequence MVKKSSTHIKLGIFVTSGLILFAFAIYVIGMNQQFFNKTFHIYGVFSDVSGLQEGNNVRFAGIKVGVVENITIVGDTTVSVDISIDEDVRKFIKKDAIALIGTEGLMGNKALILTPGSSDSTEIRAGDTIKTSPPMNIDRMMGTVMLTNQNLARITEDLSDIVHTVSEGKGTVGKLLMDTSFLNVPINNAIQVTTDLQDIVATIRAGEGVLGRLVADSGAAKTIDTTLVNLKEASENFNKLTLKAKKSFLLWGF; translated from the coding sequence ATGGTCAAAAAATCATCGACCCACATTAAGCTCGGAATATTTGTAACGAGCGGTCTCATCTTGTTTGCTTTTGCCATTTACGTAATCGGCATGAATCAGCAATTCTTCAATAAGACATTCCATATCTATGGAGTCTTTAGTGATGTAAGTGGATTGCAGGAAGGCAATAACGTAAGATTTGCCGGTATTAAAGTGGGAGTCGTCGAAAACATAACTATAGTAGGCGACACCACCGTGAGTGTCGACATCTCGATTGATGAAGATGTACGAAAATTCATCAAGAAGGACGCGATTGCTTTGATTGGAACCGAAGGACTGATGGGCAACAAAGCCCTGATTCTAACACCAGGTTCAAGTGATTCAACGGAGATAAGGGCTGGGGATACAATCAAAACAAGTCCTCCGATGAACATTGACCGTATGATGGGTACTGTTATGTTGACGAATCAGAATTTGGCGCGCATCACCGAAGATTTGTCAGATATCGTGCATACCGTTAGTGAAGGAAAGGGAACGGTTGGGAAATTGTTGATGGATACGTCTTTTCTGAATGTCCCGATTAATAATGCAATTCAGGTAACAACCGATTTGCAGGATATTGTTGCAACGATTCGCGCGGGCGAAGGTGTTTTAGGGAGACTGGTTGCCGATTCGGGGGCTGCCAAAACCATCGATACCACGTTAGTAAATCTAAAGGAGGCATCGGAGAACTTCAATAAATTGACGTTGAAAGCGAAGAAGAGTTTCTTGTTATGGGGCTTTTAA
- a CDS encoding DUF4153 domain-containing protein, with translation MRFPFVLLDTVVGTVCALILIDNQDTPGSTVLNQVVFGAILGFPLLICLTFTSEKWKWRRSASLGVQLAAILFVGLYSTTVPQNLDGIPGIHPIRLLMLTIGAILLGFSVPFFKRYNELGYWQFCKALCLRVFTTVFSAAVLFGGLAIALAALDYLFGVDIPGRRYGELFVLINGTFAIWFFLAGIPKDLDSLNDVTDYPKELKVFSQFILIPLVIIYFVILYGYLGKILLVWDWPKGWVSRLILGFVATGLVSLLLVHPIRDRIENRWMKTVARWFYVAVIPLTIMLFLAVWQRISDYGITEGRYLGIATVIWLCVIAPYFIFSKLKRILFLPASLCVVVLAVSFGPWGMFSVSERSQVSRLKQLLVQNHLLVDGQVQSQQDSLPLETNRQISSILGYLSDVHGFEAIQPWFRESLLRDSIKNSDIYKDPAQVAKLMSVTYSRVSEASDDGSITFASDRDSALHIDGYERMLRRQRIHSGNTNRELSNEGIAYQVGLDLSTISVMVENKTKSIDTLQVELKPLVDKLITEYGKASADKIPPEKMVIVATSASTMIKIFISSINVQPHDGKFEVMSFEADFAYKY, from the coding sequence GTGCGTTTCCCCTTTGTCCTGCTTGATACTGTCGTGGGGACAGTGTGCGCGCTCATCTTAATCGATAATCAGGATACTCCCGGATCGACTGTTTTGAATCAGGTCGTATTCGGTGCAATCCTCGGATTTCCGTTGCTTATCTGTCTAACCTTTACTTCGGAAAAGTGGAAGTGGCGGAGATCGGCTTCGTTGGGTGTGCAACTCGCTGCTATACTGTTCGTCGGATTGTATTCGACGACCGTTCCGCAGAATCTTGACGGGATCCCCGGGATTCATCCAATTCGACTCCTGATGCTGACAATTGGAGCGATTTTACTTGGTTTCTCGGTACCGTTTTTTAAGCGCTATAACGAACTTGGGTATTGGCAGTTTTGCAAAGCACTATGTTTGAGAGTGTTCACCACAGTTTTTTCTGCAGCTGTTTTGTTTGGTGGACTGGCAATTGCCCTTGCTGCGCTTGACTATCTTTTTGGAGTTGATATACCCGGAAGGCGATATGGTGAATTGTTTGTATTGATCAATGGAACATTCGCGATATGGTTTTTTCTTGCAGGCATTCCCAAAGATTTGGATAGTCTTAATGATGTAACCGACTATCCGAAAGAACTCAAAGTATTCTCGCAGTTCATCCTCATCCCTTTAGTGATCATCTACTTCGTTATTTTGTATGGATATCTTGGAAAGATTCTGTTGGTGTGGGATTGGCCAAAAGGCTGGGTCAGCCGGCTTATTCTTGGCTTCGTTGCGACTGGTCTCGTTTCGCTCTTGTTAGTGCATCCGATCCGTGACCGGATTGAGAATCGTTGGATGAAAACCGTTGCCCGATGGTTCTACGTGGCGGTCATACCACTCACCATCATGCTCTTTTTAGCAGTGTGGCAGCGAATCTCCGATTACGGAATTACGGAGGGTCGTTATCTTGGTATCGCTACCGTTATTTGGCTTTGTGTTATCGCGCCGTACTTCATTTTTAGTAAACTGAAGCGAATTCTCTTTTTACCAGCTTCTCTTTGTGTCGTAGTGCTTGCTGTTAGTTTTGGTCCATGGGGTATGTTTTCCGTTTCCGAACGTAGTCAAGTGAGCCGGCTCAAACAACTTCTTGTACAAAATCACTTACTTGTTGACGGACAGGTGCAGAGTCAGCAAGACTCGCTGCCATTAGAAACCAATAGGCAGATTAGTTCGATCCTTGGTTACCTTTCAGATGTTCATGGATTCGAAGCAATCCAACCCTGGTTTCGTGAAAGTTTACTCCGAGATTCAATCAAAAATAGTGATATTTACAAAGATCCGGCACAGGTCGCAAAACTAATGAGTGTGACCTATTCTCGAGTATCGGAAGCTTCGGACGATGGAAGTATCACTTTTGCTTCTGACCGCGACTCTGCGCTTCACATTGATGGTTATGAGAGGATGTTGCGACGACAACGCATCCACTCGGGAAACACAAACCGCGAATTGTCTAACGAAGGAATTGCATACCAAGTCGGTTTGGATCTGAGTACGATTAGTGTTATGGTGGAAAATAAAACAAAGTCAATCGATACACTGCAAGTTGAACTCAAGCCGTTGGTAGATAAACTCATTACCGAATATGGCAAAGCTTCTGCAGACAAAATTCCACCCGAGAAAATGGTAATCGTTGCAACCAGCGCTTCGACGATGATCAAGATCTTTATCTCCAGCATTAACGTACAACCACATGATGGAAAATTCGAGGTTATGTCCTTTGAAGCAGATTTTGCATACAAGTATTGA
- a CDS encoding class I SAM-dependent methyltransferase: MSHPQLPEYFYELFNPSLPRLGPGSDECTKRALDLLGLTNAQPVGEASEKMLRILDVGCGNGTQTIQLAKHLNGSILAVDNHQPFLDELKHRANIAGVFDKIQLRLEDMCDLKLAEGSLDLIWSESSIFIIGFEQGLKSWRKFLAQGGMMGVSEMCWLRSDPPAECVEFIDNVYPTMMSIEASLETITRSGYDTLSHFTFPESAWWDSLYTPLEERLKVHRKMYFADNDRMALINAIQAEIDNFRKYSEYYGYEFFLIRKSDD, translated from the coding sequence ATGAGTCATCCTCAATTACCCGAATATTTTTACGAGTTATTCAATCCATCGCTGCCACGGCTTGGCCCCGGAAGTGACGAATGTACTAAACGAGCGTTGGATTTGCTCGGCTTGACGAACGCGCAACCAGTCGGTGAAGCAAGTGAGAAGATGCTAAGGATTTTGGATGTTGGATGCGGCAACGGCACACAGACAATCCAGTTGGCAAAGCATCTCAACGGTTCAATATTGGCGGTGGATAATCATCAGCCGTTTTTGGACGAACTCAAACACCGAGCTAACATCGCAGGAGTTTTCGACAAAATTCAACTCAGACTGGAAGACATGTGCGATCTCAAGTTAGCGGAAGGATCGTTGGATTTAATCTGGTCTGAGAGTTCGATCTTCATCATCGGTTTTGAGCAGGGGCTTAAAAGTTGGCGCAAGTTCTTGGCGCAGGGTGGAATGATGGGAGTATCGGAAATGTGTTGGCTACGTTCAGACCCACCTGCGGAGTGTGTAGAGTTTATCGACAACGTGTATCCAACAATGATGAGTATCGAAGCAAGTTTGGAAACAATAACGCGTAGCGGATATGATACTCTATCGCACTTCACTTTTCCAGAGTCGGCGTGGTGGGATTCCTTATACACCCCGTTAGAAGAGCGATTAAAAGTACATCGCAAGATGTACTTTGCCGACAACGACCGGATGGCACTAATCAATGCCATTCAAGCGGAGATCGATAATTTCCGAAAGTACTCCGAGTATTATGGATATGAGTTCTTCCTAATTCGCAAAAGCGATGATTGA